The nucleotide sequence CTTTCATTTCCTAATAGTTGACTACGGATACCTGATTCTTGAGAAAAAAGGTTCATTTCCTCTGCATAGATGTTACTGCACCCTGATGCCCCATCAATGATGACATTACCTTGGTTGTCAATGATTCGAAATTGGAGATTCTTCATCAATGATTCTTGGTACACCGTAAGGAATGAGAGGAGATAACAAGCATCGTAGTCGATGGCGATGATTCCCCGTATTCTCGAACCCTGATACACGGGAAGTGCCAGGGTAAGTATGGGATTTCCTTCATCTTGGGGGAGAATGTCTGAGATGTAGAGAACATTTGGACTGAGTGTTTGTATCTCCTGCACCATCTCACTTATACCACTATCGGATAGATGCTCCGCGCCCAACAAACTTACCAGGCCTTCTGCATTAGTATCGGCTTGGGCAAGCAAGAGCCCTTGCTCGTTAAGCAGGCGTTGATGCAGGATATACGATTTTTGTTTACTGATACGGACCAGAAGATTTGCAACCTCCTGCAATGTCCGCTCATTCTGGTTTTCCCTGAATTCTCTGAGTTCATTGGAATTATGGACGACCAGGAGATCGGAGACAAACTGGCTAAATGCATTCTCCACCTGGTTTGCGATTACTGAGGTACCACGCTCTTGCTCTGCCTGGAGTCGTAGCTTGACTTGGTCGCGCAATGATGTCTCATATCCTCTCAGCAAGAATAGGATAAGGAGTACCACCGGCATCACAAACAACAGGATATACCGAACTATCCTAGTTACGGTCTTGCGCTGTAATCGCATCGTTGCTCCCTTCAAGTCATTAGAATCCTAGCATAGGGAGAACCAAAGAGAAAGAGAACTGTTACTACTTATCAGGAGATAATTGTACTTACTATCAAGAAACAGGTAGTATCTTTAACCCTGCAGCCCATCGATCACGTTTCTCCTCGTAGCTGAGCGTGTATGCAGGGCTGGTGGACGGCATACTAATAAAACAACAAGATTCAGGAAAGATCCCAACAAGACTGTTATAAAACTCCTGTGCCTTTTTCCCATTGAACAGTACCCTCTCGATTGCAGGATGTTCCTGGAAAAATTGCTGGAAATCATTGGGGATTACCTCCGTATAGGCAGAATCTGCAGATCCTTTCCGCTGGAAGGCTGAAAGCACGTCCCATAGGGCAATATCGTGCGAGAGCAACAGCTCCCACTTCTGCTCGTACAGGTCAATATCACCCCCAAGCAGATCTCTCATGATCGGCCAGAACGCATTTCTTTCATGTCCATAGTACTGCTGTTTCAAGGCAGAGCGAACACTGGGACCAGTGCCCAGGATGAGCACGGTGCTTTGAGGGCTTTCTATCGGGGGAAATCCGTGCAACATGATAAACTCCTCTTGATTCTGCTACATTCTAGCTGTTGGTTTTCCTTCCGTCAATTGTACAGAATTCCAGGACGTGATACTGTACTTCATCATGGATAGCAATCTTCTACTCGGGCAGTTGCTTGCCCTCGTCACTGCTGCTTGTTGGGCTCAGAATTCCATCATTTACCGTCATCTGGGAAAGCAGGTCGGTTCTGATGCAGTAGCGCATATCCGCATGTGGCTTGCCCTACCCGCCATCATCCTTCTAACCTATTCGCTGGAAGGGGTGTGGTTCCCCCTCTCCCTTTCTCCGCAGACGTACTTCTTCATCCTCGCCAGCGGAGCAATAGGATACTTTGTTACTGATAAATTGCTCTTCCAGGCCTATGTACTGCTGGGAAGCAGGGAATCGATGGTAATCATGACGCTCTCTCCGGTGGTTACCGCAATCTTTGGTTTTTTTCTATTCGCTGAGCGTTTGAATGGTGTTCAGATACTGGGCATTCTTACCACCATACTGGGGGTATTGTTGATGGTCCTACTCGACCGTAAACCACTCCTCGCCCAACAGGAGCAGAAGGACCGCTCTACAGGCCTGATCTTCGCCATTCTTGCCTCAGTCTTGCAATCCGTCTCTTTTCTCATGGCAAAGTTTGCAATGGACGAGACAGGTCCCGTGGCAACAAACCTTCTACGCAACCTCGGTGGTCTTTCCATCTTCATCATCTACAACTTCTTTTTCAAGAAAAACGGAAAACGTCACCTGGCTCTCCTAAAAAAACCTCGTCTCTTCCTTATCCTGCTTTTTGCTGCACTCGCTGGGCCTGTCTTGGGGATGACAACACAGATGAAGGCATTCACCTTGGCTCCGGTGGGAATTGTTACTACAATTACCCAGATAACCCCTATACTCCTTCTCCCCTTTGACCGATTCATCCTCCATAAGAAGGTTTCTCTGCCCAGCCTCGGGGGCACTTTCCTCTCCATCGCAGGGGTTGCAGTATTGTTTCTTGCTGCTTGAAGCATCTTGCCTAGGTATCCGCTTTTCGCTACGCTCAGAATATGAATGTACTCTCATTGGAATCGGTCTCAAAGACCCTCAAAGACGAACCACTGTTTCAAGATGTCAGTTTTGGATTGGAAGAGGGAGACCATGTTGCCCTGATCGGTCGGAACGGAGAAGGTAAATCAACCTTTCTCAAGATACTCGCAGGACAGGTTGTCCCAGATAGCGGAACCATCGCTATGAAAAATGGCACTGACCTGGTTATGTTGGAACAGGGAGTACAATTCAGTGAGAAGGAAACAGTATCTTCCTATCTCCTGCAAGGAAGCGGGATAAGGATCGCCACCTGGAATGCATATCAGCATGCCCTTTCCCATCCAGAGGATGAAGCCAACCTGATCAGGCAGAGTGAATTAATGGAAAGCCATGATGGGTGGAACCTCCAGAGTGATTATACCTCCCTACTTGGTGAGCTTGGGCTCTACGATCTCTTGGATTCACCGATGGCTACGCTCTCTGGAGGTATGCAGAAGAAAGTAGCTATCGCAAGGGCGCTCGCTTCCCGCCCTACCATGTTGCTTCTCGATGAGCCGACCAACCACCTCGACATTGAAACCATTGAGTGGTTGGAGTCCTACCTAAAAGCAAGTCCTGCTACCATCATACTGGTCACCCATGACCGGTATTTTCTCGATACTGTCTGCAGAGCAATTCTTGAGTTGGATGGGGGACAGATGTATCTCCATCCTGGTTCCTTTGCCGATTATCTCGCACGGCGTGAACAGCGTATCGAGCGATTGCAGAAAGAACAGGATAGATTGAGTACCATCCTCAGGAGGGAGCTTGCCTGGCTCAGGCGTGGACCAAAGGCCCGTACAGGAAAGGATAGTGGCAGAAAGGACCGTATTGAGGCAATGCTGGCAAACCAAGCTGTCGTTGGCGACCAGACACAAAAATCCTTTCAGTCAGCAAGCAGAAGATTAGGAAAAAAGATTCTTGAAGCCAAACATCTCAGCAAGGCTTTTGGAGAAGATACCGTCATCTCTGATTTCTCATTCTCCTTTACCAAAGGAAAGAAGATCGGGGTGGTGGGACCGAATGGCAGTGGTAAAACCACCCTACTGGATCTGCTTTGCGCTCACCTCCCCAGTGACAGTGGCTCACTTGATATTGGGGTAAATACCATGTTCGCTTACTACGACCAGACAGGCAGAAACCTTGAAAGCGAGAAGACTATTCTGGAGTATGTGGAAGAAATTGCCACCCAGGTGGTCCTTGGTCCCTCAGAGGTCGTGAGTGCTGCCAAGTTCCTTGAACTCTTTGGGTTCCCCACTTCCATGCACAGAAGCACCATCGCTACATTATCTGGAGGAGAGAAGCGAAGACTTTACCTGGTCTCCCGCCTTCTTTCCAATCCCAACTTCCTGATGCTCGATGAACCAACCAATGACCTTGACCTCCCCACCATGGAGAATCTCGAACAGTACATCCAGGATTTTGAAGGATGTGTACTCATCGTCTCCCACGACCGAGCATTCCTGGACCTTACCTGTGACGAACTCTTCGTGCTCGAGGAAGGAGGCACAGTGCGCTATGAAGCTCAGCGTTACAGCCAGTGGAGAGAGCGAGTACAAAGCACTCCACCAAAACAAAAAGAGGAGACGGAGGTACCGGTGCAGAAAGCACCAAGGAGGTCAGATCAAAAAGGGCTCTCCTACCGGGAGAGGCAGGAGTTTGAGGCACTTGAGGAGAAAATGAGTATACTCTCTAAGCGTATTGATACCTTGGAAGCAAGCTTCTCGCATGCTGAGACCACAGAGGACGGAACCCTTGCAGAGAGAACCGAATCATATCATGACCTACGAGCGGAACTCGACATGGCAGAACAAAGGTGGTTGGAACTTGCGGAAAAACTCTAGGAAGCTGGTAGCTCTATGGTTCATCCTGCTGCTCAGTACCTCTTCTGTATCAGCGAATATCGAGTCTTTTACGATAGGAACCAACAATGACTGGTATACGATGGGACTCGGCCATAACCATGATGACGGACTGTCCTATGGCTCTACGGTAGAAGCGGTACTCCCCTCCTCCTTTACCCTGAACCTTGCCACGGGAGGCTATACTGACCGCCTTGATACCATGCAACGCTATGATGTCATCTCACTCATGGCTTCGTACCCACTACAGAGCCAACCGTTCACCTTTACACCAAGAGCAGGTCTGGTTGCCTCTGGTAACCTAGGCTTCAATGAGACACAGAATTATCTCCATAGCCTTATAGGCCGAGACCTCCTCAACCTAACCTACACTACGGATGAAATCTCCTTGCATCCATCAATTGGAGGCAGGGCCACACTAGGAACAAGCATTGGAGGCATGAGAGCATCCGTAGAGTATGACCTGGATTATACACATACCTGGGAACAAACATACAGCGGTACTATTCGGTTGCAGTTTGACTCCATTCTCTCTGTGCGTTTGGGATATCTTCAGAGAAGTACCAACCACTCCTGTACTGTTCATCAGGAAATGGTCGAACGTTACCAAGGAACCTTTCTCTCCTACCACTATGATGGGGGGCTGCTCCATACACAGTTCATCTCATACCTGCAAACAGGGCGCTCTTTCGGTGGTTTCAGCTTTGATGTAATCTCCTTATGGAGGAAGAAACAATTCCGTTCTGCTGATTTCATCTTCTCCACTGGGTTCCTCTATGACCTCAATGGCCAGCAGAATCGGCTTTTTGCATTTTCCTACAAGGATGTAAGTTTCGAGATACGCCACAAGAATGGACCGATGTTCAATAACATGGATGACCAGAATGACCGGCTTAACGTAGGGTCGTGGATGCTCGGCTATTCCTGGAGTCTCCCTCTCAACCCTCGCTTTGAACCCTATGGAAAACTACTTGCAGGTATACAGCGTTTCAATTTACAGCAAGACTTTACCACTACGATTGTTGAATCAATTCACCCCACGATTGCCATCGAGGTGGGTCTCAAAGGGTTGGGTATTCCTGGCTTGGTCATTGAACGGCAGAACTATCGCCTGCGCTTCACCTCGACACTTCAATATGTATTTGGGACTGAAGAGATCTCAAAAATTGATTATTTTGAAGCGCATACCGGTCCTTGGCTCCTCATGACAGGCATTGTCATAGACGTGGAGCATGATCGGGAGCAGGAAGGAAATTGAGGATTCCCTGGCCGTTCATACCAATCGTGATGGCCCAATCATCAGGTCCAAAGAGATAGGCAAATCGAACAAACGGCTGGAAGGCAATAGAAGGTCCTCCCATGACTAAATTCCCGGTCAAGGTCGCCCCGACAGCCCAAGCTTCTTCCCACTGTACCGTCCCATCGTTCAGGTACCATGCAGTCTGGGCAGAAAGCTCCAATCCTGCCTTGGTAATCCCTCCGTAGAGGAAAGGAATATCCAGCAGGCCAAGGGGAAGCAGGTAGGAAGCAGAGACTCGAATCTTGGCATCCCCATCCCCCAGCGGGCGGAAGGAGAAGAGCGGATACGTACTCCCTACTCCCTGTGTACGGGTAATCCCAGAGAGAGATACCCGTGCCATATGACGGCCCCAGAACAGTCTCTGTTGACGCATAATGCTTGCAAAGGCTGCATACCTCTGTGATGAGAAATCGCCATTTGTCAAAATCTGGATTCCAGTAGCTACTTCACTCATGCTTGGCCCATAGAAGTCTATGGTACGGTAATCCCTTGCCACGGAGGATGCCCCTATGGTAAGAGTTGCCCTTCCTTCCCATGCAGCATAATTCGTAGTTACAGAGAGAGATGGCTGGAGAGAAATCCTTTTTATCGAATTAAAATCTGAGCGATAGGACACAGGAAAGCCCACAGTCGCAGAGGCATTGGTAAGGTATGTTGCTGAGTTGATATCGTACGTATTAAGATTACCGGCTAGCTGGAGGGAATAGCTGCCTCCAGCATACTGGTAGACCACATTGGAGATCGGGCGCATCCCGGTAAAGGAGTAACCAATACTTCCGATCAAGCTCTGTTTCCTGAGATTGCTGGTAGCATGAAACCAGAGACCTGGTTGGATGTTGTTCGCTTCAACGAAGGGAAATGGCAGTACCAGGTTCAGCCGTAGCCGGTCCCGATAGGTGGAGATAGGATACTCACTTGCAAATTCAATCGTACCGGTCTCCATTTTCGGTTCAGAAAAATTGGCTATGGAATGTACCACACGGTCAATTCCTACCGATTTTAGGGCAAATCCTTCTGGAGTATACGTCTCATAGATGAGGGATTCCCCATTGATCCGCGCCGCAAAGATACCTGCAGGGTCGCTGAAGAGCTTAATCGACTCTTCTCCTTCTCTGTCATAACGGTAGACATTGAACACTCCCTCCTGTTCTCCTACAAAGAGGATGCTTCCATCCTCAGCAAACAAGGGTGAGCGTAGTTCATTTTGTGTAGGCCCAACAAGCGTCTGAACCATACCTCGCTTATCCAGCAGCTTGATCGAAGCGTTTCCCTCCTGCAATGCAAGGAAGACAAGCAATGAGCCATCAGTATTCAATGAAGGCTCAAGCAGACTTGTTCGTTCTTCCTTGTACAAGGGCTCCACAGATTTCTCTTCCAAGCCAATTTCCACCAGCTCGTAGAAAGAGCCAGAAATACGGGAGGCTACTGCCCGCTTGCCATCTCCGCTGAGAGAAGGATGCACCAGACGCTGGTTCTCAGTCAGTCGGGTAGATGTGCGGCTTTCCAAGTCCAAGAGATAGAGGTCGCTGTAGCTCACCAGCGCAAGGGAGAGGCTTGAGGGATCTGTGGGGTCAACAGAATCAACTGAGAGCAGGGCAACTGTATCGGTGAGTGCAAGTGATGATCGCCCGGAGATGGGGAGCGAGAAGAGACGCTCTGGTTCTTTACCTTCCGCATAGCGATAGAGGGCAGAACCATCGTAGGGACTTTCACGGAAGCCGGCCAATCCTAGGCCAATTCTCTGGGGAAGATAGGAGTTACCTTTATCACGTATACTGATGATCTCTCCCTCGATGGCTTCATACGGATTACTTCTCTCTTCCAAGGCAAAGGTGAATAGCTCTTTTGCTGAATATCCTGTTACCTTTCGGAATGCAGGAGAGAGTCCCAAGAACGGGAAGGCTGCGAACTTACGGTTTATGGTATTGAATGCCTCAACACCATAGGTATCAATCAGATAGTCCACCATTAGGTAACCGGTGACATAGATTCTTCCTGACGGGGCAAACGGACCGTTATATGCACCCTGAGCCAGGCTCCACATGGCCCCTTCCTGTAGTGGTACTTGGTAAGAGAGCGCAAATGGAAGCGAGTCTCCCCTTCCCCCCTCTGCAAATTCTGTTTCTGTGTGGGTGGTAATACCTTCAATCCACCACCCCGGCATAAATACCGTACTGAAGGCCCTCACCCCAGGACCAAGAAATCCCAATACTTTTGCCGGCCCAACCTTTGCATTCAGATGGAGGTAGTGTGTCAGCTCATGGGTATAAAGGCTCCTCAACCAACTCGCCGTCCTACTTCCGAGAAATCGATTGTCCGGACTGGTGATGTACAGATAGATGGAGGCAGGAAAGGGAGAATAATAACCATTTGCCCAAGCGGTCTTCCCTGTCATGACCACAGGTACTTTTCCATCACTTTCATACTGTAGGTACGAGGCAAGGTTTTCATACACTTCATCGGCAAAGGAGGCAACCTCCTGTGCAAACATCTGGTGCTCTTCCTCGAATATGATCTTGGTATGTTGGGTCTCTATCTGTTGGTAGGCATATACAGAAAAGGAACATGAATATATGAATAGGAATAACAGTATAATCTTGCGCATCAGATACATACCTCCGGGGGATACTAGTACCAATGTACAACAGCCTGTTCCTGGGGTAAACAGGTAAGAAAATACTTAGATACAGAATTTGCACTTAATTATCATTTTATCAGAGTCAACCCTCCCCATGCCCTGCTATTTCCACAATTTCAGATATCTGTTCATCGAGATCAGTTCCAAGTCCCTCAATGTCGCTTCCTAAAAATCCACGGATGAGCATGGAAATGGCCTCTCGTTCCTCCATGCCTTTCGACATCAAATATGCAACTACTTCTGGAGCAATCTTCCCGATGCTGGCTTCGTGACTCATTCGTGCCTCAGGATGCTTTGAACACAAACCAGGAACCGACTCAATAAAACCCTCCTTACCACTATCGAGCAACATTCCGGCACAATCCACATGAGCTTTGCACTGTGAATTGCCTATCAGCAATCCCCCTTGCTTCATGATACCTCCAGTACAGACTCCACGATGCGCCAATTCAGCAGAGGTTTCTTCAGCATCCATATATACCTCTCCTCCGGTCTCTATTGTCGAACCTGGTGAGGCCAGCACAACCGTCAGGTATTTTGTAGAAGCCCTTTTACCAACCAACCAGGTGTGTGGATTGCTCACTAAGTGTTTCGCTGGACGTAGCGACACGTAGTTGCTCTCAAATCGTCCATCCTCTTCCACAATAGCTCCTGTAAATGGATAGACATTTTGGTCTGCACCCCATGTATGAACCATCGTGCTGATGAGTTTAGCCCTCTTGCCTATATATAGCTCCTCAATAGCAATGTGGGTACCAACTCGGTTCGGGTGTCCAGCAAGACAACCCGTGATGAGGTGCAACTGGGAATCTTCCTCAAGAATAACCACATTATGAATCTTCTGCTCAATGTCATCACTCTTCATATACATGGCGGCTTGAACAGGAAGCGTGACTTGAAACCCTTTATCAACATGAAGATAAAACCCCAACGGACATACTTCGTTTGCACAACGGACAACTTTCTCATCCAGATTGTTGGGAACTGCATGGAAATAATACTGTTCTCCTAACCAAGGATACCTATCCAAAGCTACTGCAATCGGCAACAATTCATAGCCAAGTGACTTGGTTTTCAAGAAAGCTTGAGTATGGTCGCAAATGACAAAGGTCCCGTCCCGATTCTCTCCATCAAGATACACTCCAGCTGATGCCAGTGTCTCACAATCAATGCTATCCAATACCATTATTACTGCTCCTTTTCGTTTTCTGGTACTTCCGAACCCATTGCCATTGCATCTCTCTCAGCCATGCATCTGATACATGAATCATACCCAGAATCATTGATATGTTGCATCAAGATAGCAGGATTACCTGAACATCCTATTTGGCCATTCACCATCACATGCGCTTTGTCTATCGGCAATTGATTAAGAATATTTCCGTTATGAGTGATGATCAAAGCAGCCTTTCTTTGAACAGGATGATCCGGATCGGATATAATGAGGTGTCGGATCATTTTCCCAATTACAGTGAGCGCTTCAACATCCACGCCCGAATCAGGTTCGTCCATCAGAGAAAAGGAAGGAGACAAGGCAAGAAGATGCATCAACTCCGAACGCTTGATTTCGCCTCCTGACAATCCATGGTTAACATCTCGATCCAACAACGCATCCATGTGAGCTGCTTTGGATAGCTCTTCAAGCCTACCGGTAGGATCGACCTCATTTCGAAGTAGATATCCAAGAAGTGCGCGAAGAGTGATACCTCGCACAGTTGGGGGACGTTGTTGAGCAATTGCAAGGCCCATGTGAACCCGTTCATGCATCTGGGTTTCTGTAATATTCTGTCCCTTGAACCAAATGCTTCCACATGTCACTTCATATTCAGGAAAACCCATGATAGTCATGAGCAGGGAAGTCTTACCACTTCCATTCGGACCTAATAGAGCATGCACCTCTCCATCAGGTATGATCATGTTGATATGGTTGAGGACCTCTGTGGATCCTATCCTTACGCAGAGATCATCCAATTCCAGTATAGTGCTACGGAGCTTGTTCATAGACACCTCCAAATTCAATTTCGTTGCATCACAATCTGCTTATGGGCTACAAAAACTCATACCAAGCAACTATTTTTCTCAAGAGAGATATCTTCTCCAATTGGCTTTGGTCGAATCGTCCATTGTAAAAGACAATTAATTCTGTCGTATCAGTAATGCAGTATGTGAGTACATGTTCTCAGCATCAGCTCAAGGTCATTTGAGCTAATCAGCATCTCCTTCCCTGTAACAATCATTATTCTTGTCCTAGATTCTCCAGCCGGTGCTTTCCTGCTGGAGCCTCCACATCCTTGCATACGTTCCATTCTTTGAGAGTAAGCTTTCTGAAGATCCCTGTTCCACGAGTGTCCCCCCTTCCAACACCACAATATGGTCAGCCTTTGCAACAGTCCTCATGCGATGGGCTATGATTAACACTGTCTTATTTTGGATCAATGTGGATATCGCTGTTTGAATCTTCGTTTCATTCTCGACATCCAAGGAAGCAGTTGCTTCATCGAGCAACACAATCGGAGCATTTTTCAACAACGCTCGTGCGATTGAAATACGCTGCCGCTCACCACCAGACAAGGTTTCTCCGTTTTCTCCAATGACAGTATGAAATCCTTGTGGCATATTGCGGACAAACTCATCACATTGAGCAAGCTCTGCCGCCCTAATGACTTCGTCGTCATTCGCATCGCGCATACCGATACGGATGTTTTCCATGATTGTTGTATTGAACAATACAACATCCTGAAATACCACCGAGTATTGTTCAAGGAGCGTTTCTGGATCGATCTTGCTTATATCGTATCCTCCTAGGCGTATCGTTCCTTCATTACAATCCCAAAACCGAGCGGAAAGTTTTGCACACGTACTCTTACCACCTCCTGATGGCCCTACGAGCGCTGTAATTTCTCCTTGTTTCGCGGCGAAACTCACATCTTTAATCACTTGCTTTCCCTCTTCGTAAGAGAAAGAGACATGTTCGAACTCAATGGTATAATGCTCCGGTTCGAAAACAGTACTCCCTTGTTGAATCGGTAATGCTTCCATCTCATTCACGCGGTTGATACGCACATCCAGAAAGAAGAGTGCTGCCAAATTGTTGAAGACTTCACCCATAGGCGTGTAGATTCTCGATGCAACCAGTAGAAACACCAGATAGGTAAAAAGATCGATGTCTCCTGCAAAGATGAGATTGACTCCAACAATAATGACACTTACCAAACCCAGCTTGAGAACGCTTTGTGAAGAGTTCACCAGTCCACCGACGAAGAGTTCACCTTTGATCAACTGCTTCTCGTATCGATCGATTGTTGAGAGTAAGGTCTTAAGATACGAAGCTTCTTGCTGATATGATTTTATCTCCTGGATTGTTTCCAACCCCTCTTGGATCTGTTCACTCACTTCCCGTTTGATTTTATAACCCGCAGAAAACTCCCTTAGCTGAATTTTCTTCGATATCAGGATAATTGCTGCTGAAAAAGGCACAACCCAGAACAATGCGAGAGAAAGCTGCCAATTGTAGAAAAACAGTCCGACTGCCATAATTAGGACACTCAGGACGGAAGCGAACAATTGCGGTACTGCATGGCTGAAGGTATGCTCAAGATCGGTACAATCTTCCATGATGGTTGATGTGAGATCGGACAGATTCCTTTCCCCAAAAAAAGCTAACGGCAATCGTCGCAACTTCTCAGCTAGGGATATCCTACGGTTGGCACTTTCCTCATAGACAGTAGTATAGGTACTTCGATATTGAAAGACTGCAATCAAAAACATGATGACCATAAAACCGAAGCCGAGCAGGACATAATACCAGTACCCATTTCTCGCAGGTGTCGAGGAGCCGAATACTGTGGATAGGTATTCATCCAAGAATGAGAACATATATACTGCCGGGAGCATCAATGTGATATTTTGGACTGTAGTCCACAAAGTACCGGTGACAAAATCTTTCGCACCTTTTCGAGACAGGGCAAACCGTCTTCGAATGATATTAAGCATGGAATTCCTCCTTCCCAATTTTCCAATTGACCGATTGCTGATATTCATTCCACATTCTTGCATACAGTCCCTGCTTGTTAAGCAACTCTTCATGCCGACCTTGTTCTGCAATTTTTCCAGTGTCCATCACAACAATATTGTCAGCAGAGGTTACGCTCGTCAGGCGGTGAGCGATCATGAGTACTGTCTTTCCTTTGGTAAGTTTCTTGAATGCTTGTTGAATCAGATGCTCATTCTCCGGATCAGTGAAGGCGGTTGCTTCATCAAGAATCACGATGGGAGCATTTTTCAGGATTGCACGAGCCAGCACTATCCGTTGCTGCTCTCCCCCGGAAAGATAGGTACCTTCGATCCCAATCCTGGTGTGCAGGCCCTGGGGAAGTCGATCAATGATCTCACGACATTGGGCCTGGTCCACAGCACGTTCGACATCTTCCAGAGTTGCCGTTGGATTACCGAAACGTAAATTTTCCAACAAAGAAGTCTTAAACAAATGAGTATTCTGAAAGACGAAGGAAATGTGCCCCATGATTTCAGATGGATCAAGATGTTTCACGTTGGACTCTCCGATCAACACAGAACCCTTATCTACGTCCCAGAAACGGGGAACAAGACGAGCCAATGTTGTCTTTCCACTCCCAGATGATCCGACAAGTGCAGTGGTCTTCCCCTCTGGAATATTGAAACTGACCGCATCGACAGCTTTGTTCTGCTTCCCAGGATAACTAAACGATACGTTTTCGAATCGTATACCATGGCTTATGATGGGTTTTGGTTCTACAGGAACCGACAAAGAGGGATAATCAGTGAGATGCTCGATGCGATCGACAGCTTCCCTTGCCTGACCCAAGGCTTGATTCAGATACATGCTACGCATGATGCTCTGGGAGAACACAGGCGTAAGCAACACATATAGAATGAGATTCAGAACCGTTTGGGTGGTATCTCCCGTATGGTTTATGATCAATAGTGCAATCGGAACAAGCAGAAAAACAAAGCTGTTGATGATCACCGTATACGCCGCCATCGGTTTCTCCCACATTCTTGTATATCCATAAACCATTTTTTTATAAGCAATAATGCTCTTGTGGAAATTTTTGAAGGAAAAAACAGTCTGCTGGAACACTTTGACTACAGGAATGCCACGTACGTACTCAACGGCTTCCGTATTCATTGACTCCAATGAGGTCATATAGCTTTCCATGAAACTTCTGCCCCTCTTGCTCATCATGGAACTCATGATGATGAAAGAAAAGCATACCGGGACCAGACAAGCCAGTCCTAGTCTCCAATCAAATACAAACATCAGAACCAGAACAACAAGTGGCATCAGGATTGTCGCTGCGAGATCCGGCAACTGGTGTGCGAGAAAACCGTGGGTTATCCCAGCATTATCATCGATGATCTTTCGGATACGTCCAGAAGTTGTACTGTTGAAGAAGCCTAGCGGCAGACAGACTATTTTCGCCATGGCTTGTCTCCGCATATTTGTCTCCACACGGAAGGCAGCTAGGTGAGAAAAGGAAAGCGCCACGAAATACAGCAAGATACTCGCCACTGCCGTTCCCATCGACCACCATCCGTAGGCCGCTATTCGAGCCCCCGATGCTTGACTGCTGTTTGTGAACAACTCCCTGATAATAAACCACACCAGTACATACGGCACCATT is from uncultured Sphaerochaeta sp. and encodes:
- a CDS encoding ABC transporter ATP-binding protein, coding for MLNIIRRRFALSRKGAKDFVTGTLWTTVQNITLMLPAVYMFSFLDEYLSTVFGSSTPARNGYWYYVLLGFGFMVIMFLIAVFQYRSTYTTVYEESANRRISLAEKLRRLPLAFFGERNLSDLTSTIMEDCTDLEHTFSHAVPQLFASVLSVLIMAVGLFFYNWQLSLALFWVVPFSAAIILISKKIQLREFSAGYKIKREVSEQIQEGLETIQEIKSYQQEASYLKTLLSTIDRYEKQLIKGELFVGGLVNSSQSVLKLGLVSVIIVGVNLIFAGDIDLFTYLVFLLVASRIYTPMGEVFNNLAALFFLDVRINRVNEMEALPIQQGSTVFEPEHYTIEFEHVSFSYEEGKQVIKDVSFAAKQGEITALVGPSGGGKSTCAKLSARFWDCNEGTIRLGGYDISKIDPETLLEQYSVVFQDVVLFNTTIMENIRIGMRDANDDEVIRAAELAQCDEFVRNMPQGFHTVIGENGETLSGGERQRISIARALLKNAPIVLLDEATASLDVENETKIQTAISTLIQNKTVLIIAHRMRTVAKADHIVVLEGGTLVEQGSSESLLSKNGTYARMWRLQQESTGWRI
- a CDS encoding ABC transporter ATP-binding protein produces the protein MNTLRKLQSYMAGRRTLLPAALAVSALSSVAAMVPYVLVWFIIRELFTNSSQASGARIAAYGWWSMGTAVASILLYFVALSFSHLAAFRVETNMRRQAMAKIVCLPLGFFNSTTSGRIRKIIDDNAGITHGFLAHQLPDLAATILMPLVVLVLMFVFDWRLGLACLVPVCFSFIIMSSMMSKRGRSFMESYMTSLESMNTEAVEYVRGIPVVKVFQQTVFSFKNFHKSIIAYKKMVYGYTRMWEKPMAAYTVIINSFVFLLVPIALLIINHTGDTTQTVLNLILYVLLTPVFSQSIMRSMYLNQALGQAREAVDRIEHLTDYPSLSVPVEPKPIISHGIRFENVSFSYPGKQNKAVDAVSFNIPEGKTTALVGSSGSGKTTLARLVPRFWDVDKGSVLIGESNVKHLDPSEIMGHISFVFQNTHLFKTSLLENLRFGNPTATLEDVERAVDQAQCREIIDRLPQGLHTRIGIEGTYLSGGEQQRIVLARAILKNAPIVILDEATAFTDPENEHLIQQAFKKLTKGKTVLMIAHRLTSVTSADNIVVMDTGKIAEQGRHEELLNKQGLYARMWNEYQQSVNWKIGKEEFHA